The following nucleotide sequence is from Pseudomonas sp. S09G 359.
CGCCTTGGGCCGGCTCACATCCAGTTGGGCTTGATAATCCGGGCCGTTTTCCACCTGGCGGATGATCTTGCTCATCATCTGCACGGCTTCCAGCGGGTACTCGCCCGAGGCGGTTTCCGCCGACAGCATCACCGCGTCCGCACCTTCGGCCACGGCGTTGGCGACATCAGTGACTTCGGCGCGGGTCGGGGCCGGGGAGAAGCGCATCGATTCGAGCATCTGCGTGGCCACCACCACAGGTTTACCCAGTTGGCGGCAGGTGCTGATGATGTCTTTCTGGATTTGCGGCACGCTCTCGGCGGGCACTTCAACGCCCAGGTCGCCTCTGGCTACCATGATCGCGTCGCTCAGCTCGGCGATTTCCTGCAGGCGCTGCACGGCCGAGGGTTTTTCGATCTTGGCCATCAGGAAGGCCCTGTCGCCGATCAATTCGCGGGCTTCACGGATATCCTCCGGGCGCTGCACGAAGGACAACGCTACCCAGTCCACGCCCAGCTCCAGGCCGAAGCTCAGGTCACGCCGGTCCTTGGCGGTGAGTGGGCTGAGTTCCAACAATGCCTGTGGGACATTTACGCCTTTGCGGTCAGACAGCTCACCGCCGTTGAGCACGGTGGTGTCGATGGCGTCGGCATGCTTGGTGATCACCCGCAGGCGCAGCTTGCCGTCATCCAGCAGCAGGTCCATGCCCGGTTCCAGCGCCGCAATGATTTCTGGATGGGGCAGGTTGACCCGGCATTGGTCGCCCGGGGTCGGGTCCAGGTCCAGGCGCAAGGCCTGGCCACGCACCAGTTGCACCTTGCCCTCGGCAAACCGCCCCACCCGCAGCTTCGGCCCTTGCAGGTCCATGAGGATGCCCAGCGGGTAATTGAGCTGGCGCTCCACCTGGCGAATCCACTGGTAGCGCTGGGCGTGATCGGCGTGCTCGCCGTGGCTGAAATTGAGGCGGAAGATATTCACCCCGGCTTCCACCAGCTCGCGGATGTCATCGATACCGTCGGTGGCCGGGCCCAGGGTGGCGAGGATTTTGACCTTTTTGTCAGGCGTCATGTTTGGCGGTCTCAAGGATCAGAATGGCGCGGAAGTCGTTGACGTTGGTGCGGGTCGGCTCGGTGACGATCAGCCCGTCGAGGGCGGCGAAATAACCGTAGCCATTGTTGTTATCCAACTCATCGCTGGCACTCAGGCCGAGGGCTTCGGCGCGGGCATGACTGCTAGGCGTCATGATCGCGCCGGCGTTGTCTTCCGAGCCGTCGATGCCGTCGGTGTCGCCGGCCAG
It contains:
- the pyk gene encoding pyruvate kinase, yielding MTPDKKVKILATLGPATDGIDDIRELVEAGVNIFRLNFSHGEHADHAQRYQWIRQVERQLNYPLGILMDLQGPKLRVGRFAEGKVQLVRGQALRLDLDPTPGDQCRVNLPHPEIIAALEPGMDLLLDDGKLRLRVITKHADAIDTTVLNGGELSDRKGVNVPQALLELSPLTAKDRRDLSFGLELGVDWVALSFVQRPEDIREARELIGDRAFLMAKIEKPSAVQRLQEIAELSDAIMVARGDLGVEVPAESVPQIQKDIISTCRQLGKPVVVATQMLESMRFSPAPTRAEVTDVANAVAEGADAVMLSAETASGEYPLEAVQMMSKIIRQVENGPDYQAQLDVSRPKADATVSDAISCAIRRISSILPVAVLVNYSESGSSSLRAARERPVAPILNLTPNLSTARRLSVAWGVHSVVNDRLRQVDEVCSTALEIAQAQGMAQRGDTLVITAGVPFGQPGSTNSLRIETLI